From Capra hircus breed San Clemente chromosome 12, ASM170441v1, whole genome shotgun sequence, a single genomic window includes:
- the SLITRK6 gene encoding SLIT and NTRK-like protein 6 yields the protein MKLWIHLLYSSLLACISSQSQSPMSSASTRGSCDSLCNCEEKDGTMLINCEEKGIKKLSQISVPPSRHFHLSLLNNGLTVLHTNDFSGLTNAISIHLGFNNIADIETGAFNGLGLLKQLHINHNSLEILKEDTFHGLENLEFLQADNNFITVIEPSAFSKLNRLKVLILNDNAIESLPPNIFRFVPLTHLDLRGNQLQTLPYVGFLEHIGRILDLQLEDNKWACNCDLLQLKLWLENMPPQSVIGDVVCNSPPFFKGSILSRLKKESICPTPPVYEEHEDPSGSLHLAVTSSISDSHMSAKTTSLLKPPTKPPGLIPYITKPFTQLPGLYCPIPCNCKVLSPSGLLIHCQERNIESLSDLKPPPQNPRKLILAGNIIHTLLKSDLAEYFTLEMLHLGNNRIEVLEEGSFMNLTRLQKLYLNGNHLTKLSGGMFLGLHNLEYLYLEYNGVKEILPGTFNPMPKLKVLYLNNNLLQVLPPHIFSGVPLTRINLKTNQFTHLPVSNILDDLDLLTQIDLEDNPWDCSCDLVGLQQWIQKLSKNTVTDEILCTSPEHLHKKELKALNSELLCPGLVNNPSLPTQTSYIIVNTPTTTTTADNIFKSLTDAVPLSVLILGLLIVFITIVFCAAGIVVLVLHRRRRYKKKQADEQMRDTSPVHLQYSMYGHKTTHHTTERPTASLYEQHMVSPMVHVYRSPSFGPKHLEEEEERNEKQGSDAKHLQRSLLEQENHSPLTGSNMKYKTTDQSTEFLTFQDASSLYRNILEKERELQQLGITEYLRKNIAQLQPDMEVHYPGAHEELKLMETLMYSRPRKVLVEQTKNEYFELKANLHAEPDYLEVLEQQT from the coding sequence ATGAAGCTCTGGATTCATCTCTTGTATTCATCTCTCCTTGCCTGTATATCTTCACAGTCCCAATCTCCAATGTCCTCTGCATCAACCAGAGGTTCTTGTGACTCTCTTTGCAATTGTGAGGAAAAAGATGGCACGATGCTAATAAACTGTGAAGAGAAAGGTATTAAGAAGTTATCCCAAATAAGTGTGCCACCATCACGACATTTCCACCTAAGTTTACTGAATAACGGCTTGACAGTACTTCACACAAATGACTTTTCTGGGCTTACCAATGCTATCTCAATACACCTTGGATTTAACAATATTGCAGATATTGAGACTGGTGCATTTAATGGCCTTGGCCTTCTTAAGCAACTTCATATCAATCACAATTCTctagaaattcttaaagaggatACCTTCCATGGACTGGAAAACCTGGAATTCCTACAAGCAGATAACAATTTCATTACAGTGATTGAACCAAGTGCCTTTAGCAAGCTCAACAGACTTAAAGTGTTAATTTTAAATGACAATGCTATTGAGAGTCTTCCTCCAAACATATTTCGATTTGTTCCTCTAACGCATCTAGATCTTCGTGGAAATCAGTTGCAAACATTGCCTTATGTTGGTTTTTTAGAACACATTGGCCGAATATTGGATCTCCAATTGGAGGACAATAAGTGGGCCTGCAATTGTGACTTATTACAGCTAAAACTTTGGTTGGAAAACATGCCCCCACAGTCTGTAATTGGTGATGTTGTATGCAACAGCCCTCCATTTTTCAAAGGAAGCATACTAAGCCGGCTGAAAAAGGAATCAATTTGCCCCACTCCACCAGTATACGAAGAACACGAGGATCCTTCTGGATCATTACATCTGGCAGTAACCTCTTCAATAAGCGATAGTCACATGTCAGCCAAGACCACGTCTCTTTTAAAACCACCCACCAAACCACCAGGTTTAATACCTTATATTACAAAGCCATTCACTCAACTTCCCGGACTCTACTGTCCTATTCCTTGTAATTGCAAAGTACTCTCCCCATCAGgacttttaatacactgtcaagaGCGCAATATTGAAAGTTTATCAGATCTAAAACCTCCTCCACAAAATCCTAGAAAGCTTATTCTTGCAGGGAATATCATTCATACATTACTGAAGTCTGATTTAGCGGAATACTTCACTTTGGAAATGCTTCACTTGGGAAACAATCGTATTGAGGTTCTTGAAGAAGGATCATTTATGAATTTAACAAGATTACAAAAGCTTTATCTGAATGGTAACCACCTGACCAAATTGAGTGGAGGTATGTTCCTTGGTCTCCACAATCTTGAGTACTTATATCTTGAATACAATGGTGTTAAGGAAATATTACCTGGAACCTTCAACCCAATGCCTAAACTGAAAGTGCTCTATTTAAACAACAACCTCCTACAAGTTTTACCACCACATATTTTTTCAGGGGTTCCTCTCACAAGGATAAACCTTAAAACAAACCAATTTACTCATCTACCTGTAAGTAATATCTTGGATGACCTTGATTTACTGACCCAGATTGACCTTGAGGACAACCCCTGGGATTGTTCCTGTGACCTGGTTGGATTGCAGCAATGGATACAAAAGTTAAGTAAAAACACAGTGACAGATGAAATACTCTGCACCTCTCCGGAGCACTTACACAAAAAGGAATTGAAAGCACTCAATAGTGAACTTCTTTGCCCGGGTTTGGTCAATAACCCATCCCTGCCAACTCAGACTAGTTACATCATTGTCAATACTCCTACAACCACAACTACAgctgataatatttttaaatcacttaCTGATGCTGTACCACTATCTGTTTTAATATTAGGTCTGCTGATTGTATTCATAACTATTGTGTTCTGTGCTGCAGGGATAGTGGTTCTTGTTCTCCACCGCAGGAGAAGATACAAAAAGAAACAAGCAGATGAGCAGATGAGAGATACCAGTCCTGTGCATCTCCAGTATAGCATGTACGGCCATAAAACAACTCACCACACTACTGAAAGACCCACAGCATCACTCTATGAGCAGCACATGGTGAGCCCCATGGTTCATGTCTATAGGAGCCCATCCTTTGGCCCAAAGCAtctggaagaagaagaagaaaggaatgaGAAACAGGGAAGTGATGCAAAACATCTCCAAAGAAGTCTTTTAGAACAAGAAAACCACTCCCCACTCACAGGTTCAAATATGAAGTACAAAACCACAGACCAATCCACTGAATTTTTAACCTTCCAGGATGCCAGTTCATTATATAGGAATattttagagaaagaaagggaacttCAGCAACTGGGAATCACAGAATACCTAAGGAAAAACATTGCTCAACTTCAGCCTGATATGGAGGTACATTATCCAGGAGCCCACGAAGAGTTAAAGTTGATGGAGACATTAATGTACTCAAGGCCAAGGAAGGTATTAGTGGAACAGACTAAAAATGAGTATTTTGAGCTGAAAGCTAATTTACATGCTGAACCTGATTACTTAGAAGTCCTGGAGCAGCAAACATAG